The following nucleotide sequence is from Camelus bactrianus isolate YW-2024 breed Bactrian camel chromosome 34, ASM4877302v1, whole genome shotgun sequence.
GCCTCACAGAAACTATTTTTAGGACAtaagttctttttaaatgtaaaacatttttttcagcttttgtgGTATAATTGGCACATGAAACtgtaatgtatttaaaatgtacagcagAATGATTTCTTGTGTgtacacattgtgaaatgattaccgcaaccaagttaattaacacatctatcacctcacagtcatctttttttttttttacctgtgaGAATGTTTGTTGCTATTCCTATATTCCATACATCCCTTAACAAGGTGTATCATCTCAGCTTACCTTGCTAAAAAATCAAGgtatgataaagaaaaaaatttaaatctatacAAATATGAGTGCTATCCTTAACAGAAAAATTTTGAACTCTGACTCTTCACAGATACATATGCATGGattaagcaataaaaagaattttcACACCATTTTGAGAGTAGAGTTCCTACATATAACATGGataaatatgttctttttaatgCAAAATCCCAGAAGAATCTTTCTTTAAGTgtgaaaatcattttaaagaatGAAGACCAAATATCTAAAATTAAGCTTATTCAGTATACTactaagaacaaaataaaacaaaaaaattaaaatataaatacttaaaCTGAGagatatgtttatatacatatatagtcaaTAGTAAGAttataaaagattaataaaatccCTATAAATAGTTGACCAAAAAAGTGTATCACTGAATTTACTGGAATAACTGCACGACagtttatttctcatttacaAAGCAATCTAACCTGAATGTTCCTAGTTAATAAGGAACGTTCCTTCCTCACTTAAGCTTGATGTGTTtgtgccaggcaaaggggactgtGCCTCATTACAGTTCTGCACGGAGGTAACCATGAAGCTCACTGTGAAAGGAAATTATCCCATTTGCCAGAACTTCAAGAAGAACTCTGTTGTGTACCTTGAAAGACAGGAAATGTGTCATGTGGTACAAAGTTCTGGGCAGTAATCTAAGCTTTGCCAGTGGTCAGAGGCCTCTATAAGAGGTAAGACTAGAACAGTAACAAGAAAGACTGGAGAAAAATCCTGTGAATCTCACAGAGAGGGCTTACAATCTACAGCTCTTTGTGTATCATTTGAACGCCCACCAGAGAGCATCCACCAATGAGAAGTCACTTCACAACCAGATGGACTGGAGGAACGGCCCCACAGATAACCTGCCTTTCCTCTTGACCacgttttgtttatttatagtgGAGCCATGATAACAGTGGCCTTGGTGGCAGAGATGGAAGCAATGCTTGAGCTCACAATATGGACTTTGCCTCAACCCAGCTTCTAAATTTCCAACCAGCCAGTGTCAGAAATAGAGCCTCAGTGGAATAGTGGAAATGGCACTGTTTCTTTGAGGGCTGAGTGAGTGGATAAACAGGCTAACAGGTTAAACAGGCAACACTGAGATGCTGGCACCCCGGCTCTGCTCTTTCAGGGTTCTGTGATCTATTCTCACTCTGGTGTATCAGAGGCTAGATTTCTAAGGACAGAAAAGCTATAGAGATGAGCTCTAGGTGTCTCTCCTAAAATGGTAGATCATGCTTCATGGTGAGCAAGACCATGTCGACGACATCTCTCCTGCTCAGCCTACTGGTCCACGTCACCCTCCCTGATTCCAGTGCACCACCCTCTACTCAAGACCTTCCACCGTGGTCCTCAGGTTAGCGCTGACACATGTTAACCAACTGGGAGTGTAGCATTGCTTGTATTCCCAGGTTAACTTCTCTGAGGCTTGACCTTACTCATCAGCGAACTGGCTGAAGTCAGGCCTACGTCGGCAACGTGAAATACAGTGGGTGCCAGGCAGAGCAAGGACAGCAGAGGTGGAACCACAGTCCCAGAGGTGGACAGTCGATTCTGCAGGAAATTGTATCCGATGTAATCTGAGAAGCCCCAAAATGTTTCAGGACAACATGGTCTTCAAGGTTATATATTTaccaatttttacttttttgttctttctctatgATGTGTGGATttctaaatgaacaaaaaaaaattaacagtttaATCTAAAAAGGATCTTAGCTGTATAAGTTAATTTCTCTGTGATAATTACCCTTGTTAGCAGAGTGTACAATAAAGAAAggcaaacattttcatcatcagaTCAACTACAAACTAGGTACATAAAGGTAAGGAATTAAACTTCCTAAGGCCTAAGTTATAAGTGAAATTTGTGTACTGTCAAGTAACTCACTAGTTTATTATaaagacactttaaaaattaaatccatGCATTTCTATCAAATAGATCATGAACTTCCACAAATTGATAAATTAAGCCCTATAATAAATTAACTATAGGAATGTAACTATATgtttgattaaaaagaaatataaaataaaggtaaACTGGGCCCTTTAGGATGGCAGTTTAATAAAATTACACGAGCAGAGTTTATTTGGCAAGGTAAACTGTACGGTAATCCACCAATAGGTTATCCTGATGCTCTTCTGTGTAATAAAGGTTAAGTGTGAAGCAAAGTGTACGAGACACAAACAATGAAAAAGGCAAACTATACATTTGAAAACACACCTGTGGTTCATGGCCAATCATTTCATATCTCtaagagaatcatttttaattatatacaAAGGGTGAATTTAATTATTATACAAATGTTTGAAATGCTCTGATATAATAAATCCCCTAGGATCACATGACTGCTAAAcagatttccttctctttccaaatACATTATTGATCAGTTTAGCCATTGATTTAGATCCACTGggccttctcttttctttgagtttgAAGTTTGTCAGGATGTCCTTGATAATTCTGATGAACATCATTTCCACCTCCAGAGACTGCTCTGCTGCAGACAGTTCACAGAATTGGCAACGGTAATCCAATGCCAGCTTTTGCCCTTCTTCCCAGCCAACCTCGCGCACATGGCAGAGATCTTGCTTGTTACCAACCAAAAGCACTGCTGAATCCACGGCTCTGAAATACAAACACACAATTCTTTGGCAAGACTGTTTtaacaactcttttttttttaaagttggtttATGTCAAAAAGAATtacagaccaaaaaaagaaaataatattgtaTATGTAGTATGTGTGTTATTTGtggatgtgtgtatgtattctaATTTACTTAGGAGAATTATATTAGATAAAATGCAGTAAATGACACAGAAGCAAGAAGGCTCTTAAAACACAGGATTGGAAGTGACAAAAACTTATTCCTGAATGATGGCTCTGTTTACTAACAAGGCATGGTTGTAACATTCTCCACTTTCAATTtccttattgtttaaaaaaaaatggtatatgtaaaaaaaaagtcttgtcaCACAGAATGCTCCTAGAGATTAAATTAAGATGTACATAAAAAACCTAGCCAAGTGCCAGGCAATAAAAGACGTTCACTaagtgatatttttaattttcttatcaaTTGAAAGAGGATTAACTAATGTCTCTTTACTAATTGAACAATTTAGACATagttttcctaaggaaaaacatTCAATACTTGCTGTTTGTTCTTTGTTAATATTCATCATAACACACTCTAaagaaaattttacaattttgtgaatttatacaatttttctgtttatttaagaaatatatttctttgttaaAGTAGTGTCTTTGGCAAATATCAATATAATCTCCTCAGTTACAGTGTACCTAAAGTAAATTTTTCTAAGACAGAGTTTCACTTGAAGAATATATTAAGACTACTATTCCTTAAATGGCATAGAACTCTGCCAAGATACCTGATATagggaagaaatgggaaaatggaAACAGTCTTCAACTCTAAAGAGATATTGCATGGAAACCACGAAACGTTGATTTCATTCACATGAACCATGAGGGAAAAAGCACTGTGTGTACTGGATTCTGAGGGTACTAATAGTATCTTTTTCTATATACTTCAGAAAATTACTGTGAAGAATTGAAGGGAAGGgtgaatgaaaaattttgaagGGTGAGTGTAAATATCAGATgtaattttgtaaaacaatgccatattttgcTTTCTGTCTACAGATAAGAGAGCTGGAAATAGACTTTAGTTTACCTAAAGATTGAGAACTGGAAATACTCAAAAATTATTTGGTCAGTACATTAAGAAGATGGCCTGAAAAATGTCAAAtacaaggatttttaaaaacttatatgTTGTTGACTATTCTTAAGTGATTCTTTTGATTTGGGAGCGTATCAAAGTAATTTTATTACTGACCTTTACCTAAGTCATGGTGCTTAAATATAAGGCATCTAATGCTTGAAACAGTGGAGTTCCCTCAAAATCAGTAACATTAATAGGAACTCAGAGCTATGCGTTACCTTAGTAAAATAACATTCTTTTCTCCCACCATGCTTCCATcagttttataatcagaaaaaggaGGTCTAGAGATTAAAGGGTTTACCTAAGGTTAATCAGATATAAACAGAAATTTACATCAACTGACTCCAGGGGAATAACTTTTATCAATTATTATCTTGATGGTGGGCATTTATAAATATCAATATTATCAATGATTTCTTGATAGTGGGcatttaaaatagacataaaaaaaGCACGGATACCAAGTTTCAGTAGTAATATTGTGCTTTTTTGCTTCCCAGATTGGAACGTTATTTTAGAGTTTAAGGACAAATGCGATTAAGAGCACAAAGAATCCCTTACACCAGCatgttaaacaaaaataaatcttttaaatgcAAAGGCtaaaacaggtttttaaaagataaattaaaatggaaaattcataGGTTTTAACTTACACTTACGAATGCAAAAATAATGCTTTCCTTCAGAGTCATTTGTGTCAAGACATTAACAATGAGGAATTGTTGATCAGCTTTTTATTTTAGGAGgtcaaatggagaaaaatatattctCATAGTTAGAATTTATAACAGTTTGATTATTCAGTCTATTTTGCTTTGAGAGATTGAACAACCCCATGACTAGGAATTGGATGCCAAATGTAATAAATCTGGATTTATTTGGTATCCTTAACATTTTTTGTGGGAATGAAAAAGAAGGGTGGAAAGGGAACTATCTTGTGTACAGAGGACAATTATTTTGCAAGTGAGTGTCATGTTAACAATAGAAGCTGTCTTGTAAAATAGCCATTTACTCGGGGCTAGTAACTGTTTATGTCAGCCAGGATATAAAGTATTCTCATCTTATTCCTTTTACTACATGTGTAACTCTCCTGTGGAATGGAAGGTGGATTGTTCAGGGCTGTTAAATTTTGTAATTGGAAGCCTGCATTAAACTCTTCCTAATGATGCTTACAGCTATATGATGATTTACTAAAGAGAATGGAGAGAGGAATGAAAGATATCTCACCTTTTACAATGACTAGTTTGTGGCTCCCGAATTCTGTAGATCATTGCTTTTGCAAAAGCAAACGAAGACCTGTCACTGATGTCATACACAATAACAAACCCATCTGCCCATTGCAGATCACTTGTGAGGGAAAATTTTGCTTTCTGTGGCTGAAAATAAACCAAGCACATTGAACGTGGTGGGATCTGACACCTGTGTTTTACACCTTTGACAGTTAATTAATGGAGACCCATTTCACCAGGAAGAGAATTCAGTAAGCCAAATACTGACATGTTCTAATGTGtagtttcttgtttctttgtcctttttctttaataaaaagtcATTATATCTTAAACTATAAAGAACTACAATAAAGTTACAGTATCTCATTTTACaactttcctcctctttttctgaaaatttgatAAGCTCTAATTATTGCCCTTTAAATTAATAGccacatttttttgaaaaaagagaatattGTTATCTttattagtaaataaaatatatattaatttttggtACTAGACCTAAATCAGTTAAAAAATATTGATGAGGTTTAGTTAAAAAGATTTTTCATACCCAACAGACTTTGTCCCATGGAGTTGCTCTAAAATCTTGAACAACCGGACATCCCTTCTCTTATTCACATAATTCTATTTTAACCTTTTTGTATTTGAACAAAGAGGTttgtattcaaaatatttcttactTAAGCTTTATTGATAGTGGTTAGTTACAAATACAACTTAGCAAAAATATAAACTGAATTGATAAGCCATTAAACTATTAACTTCTGACAGCTACACTGTGACCTGATAGAAATATATTATGAACACAGCCTAATATTGCTATTTTAAAGATATCTGTAATATAATTTTGTCATAACTTTACAGAGAAACTAGATAATGGAATTTATAACACTAAAataatgtcttaaattttaataattaaaattgagaagTAACTTCAAGATTAGCAACTTCACATACTTTTATCCAATCTTCTTCAAATcatgattgaaaaaaataaaagtattttgtcACACTTACCTGAGAACAAGGGTCGTATATTTCTAGATTCAATTGTTTCCCTTCCAAACACAAATGCTTATTATAGATAGATTCTGAAAAATATGCATATACCCATCAGTATGGAAATactccagaataaaaaaaaaagatagacttATATTTGGATCACAGTCCTGCAAATTCAACCAGTCATATTTTAGTTGAGCAGTACTGTGGGTTTTCTTTATTGCTGGTGGTCAAAAAACATGTATATGCTATAGTTgctaatatatatttcttacagATGAACTTCACTGCTGGATTTATTCCCCTACGTGCTTATTTTCCATTCTATTACTGTGGATCAAATATCTGTGTTTCTACAGCCAATCCATGCACTACGAACAAGTTACCATTTCATCTGACCTACTGAAAGACATGGCTCCACTAATTCTACTTCTCTCTTCTGCATCATAAATTTTTCCTCTTTACTGTATCGTTACTGACAGCTGAATTTCTCCTAACTTAGCAATCCTTTGGATCCCATAATCTCTTTCAGTTATTGCTCTATTCTCTGCTGGCCTTTTGGTAAATATCTACATCTCCTGTTTCCAACTTCTCTCCTCGcatgattttcaaaatattccaATCAGGTTTTAACTCCAATTACTTGACTGAAACTGTCTTTATCAAGGTTATGGTGGAAAGTTTGGTGTATTGATTTTGTCTTATCAGTAGTATTAACCTGGTCGGGCACTCCTGCCTCCGTAAaatgtttctttcacttagctttcAAGGCAACTCtcctggtttttttgtttattctgtgttGCTTTGTATTAATCTTTTTCATTTGTCCCACGATACCTTCCCTCACTCCAACCATGAATCCAGTTTATGGATGTCTTCTCTACCTGCACTCACTCCCTTGCTAACCTCATCCAGTCAGAGTCTTTATGTAACAATTATTGCTGGCAATCCCGTATCTGTAGCCCAGACCTCTTCCCTGAACTCCAGACAACCATCACCATTAGACACCTCTATTTAGATACCCGACTGACATCTCAACCTTAACAATCTGAAATGGTACCTCTGATCTCTCTGCAATGACTTCATCTTCCACAGTTTTCTGTATCATTAAATGACATATCCACAGCTCCAGTTTTGCAGGTTAAATGCCTTAAGGCCATCCGTGAGTCCTCCTTTCTCTTATATCCTGtatttattccattaaaaattccttttcactCTGTATTCAAGGTTTATTTGGATTTGTCTGCCTCTCACCACTTCCACTGCCAACACTCTGGTCGAAGCCACCATTAGTTTTGTCTATTACAAAACCTCCTAACTCATCTCTCTGCTTTATCCCACCCCTAACTCCCTTCTTGTACCAAGTCTACTCTCAACGTAGAAGCAAAAGGGAATCTGTAGCCCAATCATGTCACTGGTCTGATCAAATCTCTCCACTGGCTCCCCAGCTCACTTAGCTAAACCAAAAGCTTTAAAATGCCTAAGAATTTCTCTAGTTATCTAGTCTCCCTTTACTTCTGTGATTTCAGTAGACCTCTCAGGCTATTGTCTGTCAAATTCTTTCCACTGGAGCTATACCGACCTCCACACCATTTCTCACATTTTTCAGACAGTTCCTTCCTTTGAGCTTTGGTAACAGTTTCTTCCACCTCAAATGTAATTGCGCAGATATCTATTCTGTAACTGTCCCTCCAGTGTTTTAATACAAGATCTACTTCCGTCTAAAATTGCATATTGACACAAAATCATGACCCGTTCTGGCAAATACTCTGTAACCCACAGTAGGAAGATGTAGCAGACATTTGGGAAAGTCAACTTCGGGGGGGTTAGCGATGAATTTTACAATCCTTCTAGGTTACATTTGATGAATATTGTTACAGTTTCATTAAACTTTAATATATGTTTTCAGACAGTTTATTCTAAACTTTATACGTTTACTATTGTGAACCATATAATTTCCTtctaagacatttaaaaatatccacTCTCAAAACTCAAAAACTGCCAGCAGGGGTCACCAGCTCTTAACTTTTTAGAACTTTATCAGTTGCCCTTCAAGCATTCATTTACAAgacagggtttttgtttgtttgtttgcttgctagCTAGTCCTCACACATTGCTGATCTTCTGTTCTTCTGGCTGTCTTTTAAAATGTCTCTCGgtcttatatttttaatagagatGTAACAGCCAGAAACGTGTACACTTTATTTGCTCATGTAACTATATCTTATAAAAGATTAAggtgatgtttttattttgttgttgctgttagcGTTTTTTGTGAGTgttgtgttgttttatttatgctttgttttgttccGTAGTTTTGTAGCTTGTGTGTTATGTTGACCTTTTTGACTGGGGTACTTGACTTGAGTAATGAAATAATACGAATTTCTCTTTCTGTATGTTTCTTCTTTCTATAATCAGTTTTCAAATGCTTGCTCTTGGACATTTACAATGTCATATGGATTGAAGCACTATGTTGGCTACATGTAGGAAACCATACAAAGCAATACCTGaaagttattttctaaaatactcTAATGATGCAACCTCCTGAATGAATGCTaaagatttttgttgtttatttctcaTAGAAAAACACACTTGCAATCATAACTTCTTAATCTGAGTATTATTGAGccaaaaaaataatttccctttCTCCAATTCTcgtatttctttaaaatcttcatttttgtttaaaaaccaaaaaaaccctttCCCCCATGCCTTCAGTCGGGTAAGACAGTAGTATCATTATATAAATCAATTGCTGATCCAAAAATGTATGCAAACCTCTGACAAAATTCCCCACTTTTTATTAACTCCCCACTGTGACATTTCCCATATGTCGTGCTAATTCTGATCAAAATAACAGACATTTATAGTAGAGTTAATGAAATGATCTTAAGATTATATTGAGGTGCCCTGACATCTGttttagaatttttctgaaaCTTACATAAGCAAGCTGGATGATGAAGATATGATCTTTAATCAAAGCATAGTTTCCCTCTTATTTGACATGGTTTgcaataaaaataagcatttattttgtaGCCACTTGTgcttttataattaatttctctttatctttgaacAGATGTTGctttatttcaaaattgtttcaTTGCTTACCGAAAAATCCATATTCACATGCTCCACAACCCTTGGCACGGAgttagggggtgggggggtcctcaTTTTAGTGTTTTTAGTTCTAGACTGAAACTAACTGGATTTCTAATCCATCTCAGTTAACATCAAATTGGAcaaattttatcataaatgaaaatttaattcaAGTACTTATTTGGGCATTTCTAACCAGAATCCGTGAATAAATAAGTTGCTTAAAAGTGCAAAAATGGAAGATTCTGTTAAAATGCTTCTCTGATATTAATTATGATGCTGAAGTTTCAAGGTGAAAAGAAGCCTATGAAGTAGTGACTTACCAAAATTAGAAGCATATTCTCCAACGAATCGCTTGGTAAGAAATCTTACTGTAAGggctgcaaaacaaaacaagctgGATTTAGGGGCTTACCCATTTTAGGATACAAATAATTTAGTTATATGCATAAGGTTTTACCTTTTAGCTCAAAAATTACCAACCATTCATGAGGACTTTAAAGCTTTACTAACTTCTGATCTAAATGATAATCAGCAAGATTCCCACTGTACAGCCATAAAGATTAGGAGGCTAGGAAGGGATCTTAGCGTGCTGCCCGCTCAGATCACTGTGTAACTCACTAATGCACACACGGGGCAAGTTATCTTTGTAACAGAGACAGATTTCTCATTAAATGTGAGATGCAAGAACTATGCCATCTCtttattttatcaaattaaaTGTGGCTCCAAGGCGCTTCATGCTAGTAGTGACCAGGACAGTACCAATCACGTGCAACTGTTTAAGGATACTGGGACTTAAAAATCCAGGATGTAGAGGAAGGACCTCTAGTGTTGGTTTCTCTTACTGCAGCTCCTGGGTCTGGCCCGTTGTTAGGATGCATTGGGCTCAGGTGGCTTTACTGGTGGCATCCTCACCACCATCATAATGTGACCCCAAACACAAcagcataaaacaaaaacatagctTCTGAGGTCAGGGCACCTGCTGCTCAGTTCCCAGGCATCTAAAAAGCCATTCCCTTTCAAAGTTTTCTCTTCCCAATaatgtgacatttaaaaataatccacGGGTCTCCACgcatctctctctgcctctagtCTCAGAACAGGAGAATCTTTTCAAGGCCACTGTTTGGTTACTGGTATGTGTGGCGGCAGGTGTGCCGGAGTGAGAAGCAGACGGGATAGTGATGGAGAGAGTTCCTGTTATGTCTATGAATTTTAGA
It contains:
- the RERGL gene encoding ras-related and estrogen-regulated growth inhibitor-like protein — translated: MNDVKLAVLGGEGAGKSALTVRFLTKRFVGEYASNFESIYNKHLCLEGKQLNLEIYDPCSQPQKAKFSLTSDLQWADGFVIVYDISDRSSFAFAKAMIYRIREPQTSHCKRAVDSAVLLVGNKQDLCHVREVGWEEGQKLALDYRCQFCELSAAEQSLEVEMMFIRIIKDILTNFKLKEKRRPSGSKSMAKLINNVFGKRRKSV